From a single Arachis hypogaea cultivar Tifrunner chromosome 3, arahy.Tifrunner.gnm2.J5K5, whole genome shotgun sequence genomic region:
- the LOC112789325 gene encoding uncharacterized protein, with the protein MMYLKKPLWSQGKPEPDAKTTTAADRGGAVEELVDSLQQQRVYREVTLALRTGLRDARAEFSFLRVRGLRNILKFLRSVAESDSTIDLFNRTQSIPQLQVVPVLFEHCLRETGDYENENRVRDLNHIFGVEPLKLTSPATDAEVALALRVLEGCCLLHPQSTALAHQHNAIPVLMNILSTRGVLEQGACLDALISLMVDSSSNQMDFEKCSGIMEVADLIRDKQVDENLRLKCGEFLLLLIGHVNGRDAPPLATIHEDTRHLLGEKSASLIWAASQFGSTLDPEQRLTALQIQARRVLESLDLY; encoded by the exons ATGATGTACCTGAAGAAGCCCTTGTGGAGCCAAGGGAAACCCGAACCGGATGCTAAGACGACGACGGCGGCGGATCGCGGCGGCGCCGTGGAGGAGCTGGTGGATTCGTTGCAGCAGCAGAGAGTGTACAGAGAAGTTACATTGGCTCTTAGAACAGGACTCAGAGACGCGCGTGCTGAGTTCTCGTTCCTCCGTGTGCGTGGCCTCCGTAACATCCTCAAGTTCCTCCGATCTGTCGCTGAATCTGATTCCACCATTGACCTCTTCAATAGAACACAATCCATTCCCCAATTGCAAG TGGTTCCGGTTTTGTTTGAGCATTGTTTGAGAGAGACAGGGGATTATGAGAATGAGAATAGGGTGAGAGATTTGAATCATATATTTGGTGTTGAGCCTCTGAAGCTGACGAGTCCAGCTACTGATGCTGAAGTTGCACTTGCACTGAGGGTATTGGAAGGTTGTTGCTTGCTTCATCCGCAGAGTACAGCGCTTGCACATCAACACAATGCTATTCCG GTTTTAATGAATATATTATCCACTCGCGGAGTACTTGAGCAAGGTGCATGCTTAGATGCTCTAATCTCATTGATGGTGGATTCATCATCTAATCAAATG gattttgagAAATGTAGTGGTATTATGGAAGTTGCTGACCTTATCAGGGACAAACAAGTGGATGAGAATCTCAG GTTAAAATGTGGAGAGTTTCTGTTGCTGCTCATTGGACATGTCAATGGAAGAGATGCTCCTCCTTTGGCAACTATACATGAAGATACAAGGCATCTACTTGGGGAGAAATCAGCCTCCTTGATATGGGCAGCTAGTCAGTTTGGCTCGACGCTGGATCCTGAGCAGAGGCTAACTGCTCTGCAAATCCAAGCTCGTAGGGTCCTTGAATCATTGGATTTGTACTGA
- the LOC112789327 gene encoding uncharacterized protein produces MSLSLRLSSSFLPQIPTPPSFLCFVPPKFQNGHFLICRFRRRQPSPLTLRCFSTSKEEHDNQRMKGPQMDDEEEEEDKAIASLVLPERWDVLGLGQAMVDFSGIVDDEFLNKLGLEKGTRKVVNHEERGRVLQAMDGCTYKAAAGGSLSNSLVALARLGSRSATTPAINVAMAGSVGSDVLGGFYREKLRRANVQFLSEPIKDGTTGTVIVLTTPDAQRTMLAYQGTSSTVNYDKILANAVTKTNILVVEGYLFELPDTVRAITEACQKARSNGALVAVTASDVSCIERHYDDFWEIIGNHADLIFANSDEARALCNFDAKESSASVTRYLSHFVPLVSVTDGHRGSYIGLKGEAVYIPPSPCVPVDTCGAGDAYACGILYGVLRGMSDLKSIGSIAAKVAATVVGQQGTRLRVSDAVKLAESFTFHTSTHIGTDHISSV; encoded by the exons ATGTCTCTGTCTCTgcgtttatcttcttcttttcttccccaaattccAACTCCTCCTTCTTTCTTATGTTTTGTTCCTCCCAAGTTCCAAAATGGCCATTTCCTTATATGCCGCTTCAGGCGCAGACAACCCTCCCCTTTAACCCTACGTTGCTTTTCCACCTCTAAAGAAGAACATGATAATCAACGAATGAAGGGTCCTCAAATGGatgatgaagaagaggaagaagacaaaGCTATTGCTTCGTTGGTTTTGCCTGAAAGATGGGATGTTTTGGGACTTGGTCAAGCCATG GTAGACTTCTCGGGCATAGTAGATGACGAGTTCCTTAACAAGTTAGGATTGGAGAAGGGAACGCGCAAGGTTGTGAATCACGAGGAAAGGGGTAGAGTCTTGCAGGCTATGGATGGTTGCACCTATAAAGCagctgctggtggatctctttcTAATAGCTTGGTTGCCCTCGCCAGGCTTGGAAGTCGTTCTGCCACGACTCCTGCCATAAACGTGGCAATGGCTGGCAGTGTTGGAAGTGATGTCCTGGGTGGCTTCTACAG GGAAAAATTACGGCGAGCAAATGTGCAATTTCTTTCTGAGCCTATCAAGGATGGAACTACCGGAACAGTTATAGTTCTCACAACACCAGATGCTCAACGCACAATGCTTGCATATCAG GGTACATCATCAACTGTTAACTATGACAAAATCTTGGCTAATGCGGTTACCAAGACCAACATACTTGTTGTTGAAGGGTATCTATTTGAACTACCCGATACCGTTAGAGCAATAACAGAAGCATGTCAGAAAGCTCGCAGTAACGGTGCCTTAGTTGCAGTAACAGCCTCAGATGTCTCCTGCATTGAGAGACACTATGATGATTTCTG GGAAATTATCGGGAATCATGCGGATTTAATCTTCGCAAACAGTGATGAGGCCAGAGCGCTCTGCAATTTCGACGCAAAGGAAAGCTCTGCTTCGGTTACAAGGTATCTGAGCCACTTTGTTCCGCTAGTATCGGTAACTGACGGTCATAGAGGCTCCTACATCGGTCTAAAGGGTGAAGCCGTATACATTCCCCCGTCTCCATGTGTTCCGGTAGATACTTGTGGTGCCGGAGATGCATATGCATGCGGCATACTTTATGGTGTTCTAAGAGGCATGTCTGATTTGAAAAGCATAGGTTCAATAGCAGCTAAGGTTGCAGCCACTGTTGTAGGTCAACAAGGAACAAGGCTTAGAGTTTCAGATGCAGTGAAATTGGCTGAATCTTTCACATTTCACACATCTACTCATATTGGCACTGATCACATTTCTAGTGTCTAA
- the LOC112789328 gene encoding zinc finger CCCH domain-containing protein 16, producing the protein MRDLCRNFQRGSCQYGDRCKFIHAVAQQGKPNNSFHGFGGQNSFYQQQQQQQNVNPFGFGSKSASQPHQQQQKTNPFGFGVQNNINNSQFKGTPQQNQFKPFENKWTWGGASRQSDNNPLPANHECTDPEVCKRQIAEDFKQERPLWILTCYGHSKGAPCDIVGDISYEELRAAAYEDAKRGMNLQSIVERERNTLNSKLAEFEKLLSEPYRMPFNPAVNSQNHQNANPFSMPMQNNGQHNANPFSITTQNNGPVSVSSFSQLGASLNTGFDRPSAQAPNTPPQSSFFGSGGNTFTPNTANISGRGFSGAPSSPFSTPAESTMFPSSTSQQSSFGFNDLSSTPMFQTTPDVQSSSMSQGENVSTDLSIWLKEKWNPGEIPEEAPPDSVVR; encoded by the exons ATGAGAGACCTTTGCAGAAACTTCCAGCGTggcag ctgTCAATACGGAGATAGGTGTAAATTTATACATGCTGTGGCACAACAAGGGAAGCCTAATAATAGTTTTCATGGTTTTGGGGGACAGAATAGTTTTTACcaacagcaacagcaacagcAAAATGTTAACCCTTTTGGATTTGGGTCTAAATCTGCTTCACAACCACACCAACAGCAGCAAAAGACCAATCCTTTTGGCTTTGGGGTGCAGAACAACATCAACAACTCACAATTCAAAGGGACCCCTCAACAGAACCAATTTAAg CCTTTTGAAAACAAATGGACTTGGGGTGGCGCTTCGCGGCAATCTGATAACAACCCCCTACCGGCGAATCATGA ATGTACAGATCCTGAGGTCTGCAAGCGCCAGATTGCTGAAGATTTCAAGCAAGAGAGGCCACTCTGGATACTTACATGCTATGGTCATTCTAAAGG TGCACCTTGTGACATAGTTGGTGATATTAGCTATGAAGAACTGAGGGCAGCAGCTTATGAGGATGCGAAGCGAGGGATGAACTTGCAATCAATT gttgagagagagagaaatacaCTGAATTCCAAGTTGGCTGAGTTCGAGAAACTACTTTCTGAACCCTACAGAATGCCATTTAATCCTGCTGTTAACAGTCAAAATCATCAGAATGCAAATCCGTTTTCAATGCCTATGCAAAATAATGGCCAGCATAATGCAAATCCATTTTCAATAACTACACAAAACAATGGTCCTGTGTCAGTCTCAAGCTTTAGCCAACTGGGTGCTTCATTGAACACGGGATTTGATAG GCCCTCTGCACAAGCACCGAACACTCCGCCACAGTCTAGTTTCTTCGGAAGTGGAG GAAACACTTTTACACCCAACACTGCAAACATAAGTGGCAGAGGCTTCTCAGGTGCTCCAAGCAGCCCCTTCTCTACCCCAGCGGAGTCAACAATGTTCCCGAGTTCAACTTCTCAGCAGTCATCCTTTGGCTTCAATGACTTGAGCTCCACTCCAATGTTTCAGACTACACCAGATGTTCAATCTTC AAGCATGTCCCAGGGAGAGAATGTTTCAACAGATCTCAGTATTTGGTTAAAAGAGAAATGGAATCCTGGAGAG ATTCCCGAAGAAGCTCCTCCAGATTCAGTTGTTCGGTAG